A single window of Senegalia massiliensis DNA harbors:
- the cas1b gene encoding type I-B CRISPR-associated endonuclease Cas1b — protein MSRGELKRKDNSIVFKNEKGNFYIPIEGIRELYCMNDMTVTTKLLDFISKAGVVIHFFNYYGHYSGTYYPKKQLISGSLKIKQATTYLDRRLIIAKKIVEGIAVNIAETLYHYYKHGKKDIKPLIDWLRKDIPNMLSKEINIKQILFIEGQIWQNFYATFKNILREEFVFNKRVKRPPDNPLNAMISFGNSLLYTKTISQIYNTHLDQSISFLHEPMEGRFSLSLDIAEVFKPIIVFKTIFDLVNNRKIRVDKHFEKKVNYCILNEKGRKIFIQEFENRINSVFLNKRLNRKTTYLTAIKLDVYKLIKYIVEDKEFVPFNLKESC, from the coding sequence ATGTCTAGAGGTGAACTAAAACGAAAAGATAATTCCATAGTATTTAAAAATGAAAAGGGTAATTTCTATATTCCTATTGAAGGTATAAGAGAATTATATTGTATGAATGATATGACAGTAACTACAAAACTTTTAGATTTTATATCAAAAGCAGGGGTAGTCATTCACTTTTTTAATTATTATGGACATTATAGTGGAACATATTATCCAAAGAAACAACTAATTAGTGGAAGTTTAAAAATAAAACAAGCTACTACATACTTAGATAGACGGCTTATTATAGCTAAAAAAATAGTTGAAGGCATTGCAGTAAATATAGCTGAAACGTTATACCACTATTATAAACATGGAAAAAAAGATATTAAACCTTTGATAGATTGGTTGAGAAAAGATATACCTAATATGTTAAGCAAAGAAATAAACATAAAACAAATATTATTTATAGAAGGACAAATATGGCAGAATTTTTATGCTACCTTTAAAAACATATTAAGAGAAGAATTTGTATTTAATAAAAGAGTTAAAAGACCACCAGATAATCCATTAAATGCTATGATTTCATTTGGAAATTCTCTCTTATACACTAAAACCATTTCTCAAATATACAATACCCATCTAGATCAGTCTATAAGTTTTTTACACGAACCAATGGAAGGAAGATTTTCTTTAAGTTTAGATATAGCAGAGGTATTTAAACCTATAATAGTATTTAAAACAATTTTTGACTTAGTAAATAATAGAAAAATTAGAGTAGATAAGCACTTTGAAAAGAAAGTTAATTATTGTATTTTAAATGAAAAAGGAAGAAAAATATTCATACAAGAATTTGAAAATAGGATAAATAGTGTATTTTTGAATAAGAGATTAAATAGAAAAACTACGTATTTGACAGCAATAAAATTAGATGTATATAAACTTATAAAATATATAGTAGAAGATAAAGAGTTTGTACCCTTCAATCTAAAGGAGAGTTGTTAA
- the cas3 gene encoding CRISPR-associated helicase Cas3': MYLINISNYVKNKDRYLAHKKKGKKNETLKEHLDKTIEYYNKLCDKKQLDTIIKNTIDEIRLEERKLNHEEQEFIYKLFINSIYLHDLGKINVVFQKKKMEKSISGVKYRRLNNSEHSLISSLLYIAIFNEEIKLIKDYDFKRLAEHIMYINSYNMSRHHGYLKDLEGYKNKLENLKNKIKEHPDYIIDYIGPDISDLDFKESSFLGYKNYSENDFYGRYEIYILEKLLYSIIVNCDFYATYDYMNSEPIDEFGELRDLNELKGAYYNTNIYKGIYKYKKYKMNLLEENPFGENSINTLRSEMFLEAEENLLKNINKNIFYMEAPTGSGKTNTSINLALKLINQNKTLKKIFYIFPFNTLIEQTEKSIREIFTKKDFKDFIKIINSITPIIEESEYKGQEVYSSIDYDKKLLDIQMLHYPLIMTSHVNFFRYLFSGSREANLALLHLSNSVVIIDEIQSYKNQIWKEIIECFSKIFKLLNMKVIIMSATLPRLDKLVSEREDIFTELIIDKEKYYKSPFFKDRVKLDFSLLKNSEFNDPEKGKEELIKKIQEVWKEKKKRILIEFIKKEDARTFYNLAKKEFPNKRVVEITGDDNRIYRKEILDELKSKDDNEEFILKDILIVATQVIEAGVDIDVDIGFKDISTIDSEEQFLGRINRSCKREGLAFFFNLTEANKIYRGDLRLNKDLRYERYQKILIEKEFSEFYEECLKNVENKKEELNENNINNFYSKMKYLDFQEIDKHMSLIEDNKYQVYLPYTIKYIEENEEKEIDGEKVWREFKELLENKKLKYAEKRIKLSSVQAKMDYFIFNLGEKPQKYEENIGNLFYIQNEEDYIIDGKFDRKKYLNESEDIFI, translated from the coding sequence ATATATCTTCATGACTTAGGAAAAATTAATGTAGTATTTCAAAAAAAGAAAATGGAAAAAAGTATTAGTGGTGTAAAATATAGAAGACTTAATAATAGTGAGCATAGTTTAATATCTAGTTTACTATATATAGCAATTTTTAATGAAGAAATAAAGTTAATAAAAGATTATGATTTTAAAAGATTAGCGGAACACATCATGTATATAAATAGTTATAATATGTCCAGACACCATGGATACTTAAAAGATTTAGAGGGATATAAAAATAAGTTGGAAAATTTAAAAAATAAAATAAAGGAGCATCCTGATTATATAATAGATTATATAGGACCAGATATAAGTGATTTAGATTTTAAAGAATCTAGTTTTTTAGGATATAAAAACTATAGTGAAAACGATTTTTACGGGAGATATGAAATTTATATATTAGAAAAACTACTTTATTCTATTATAGTTAATTGTGATTTCTATGCAACTTATGATTATATGAACAGTGAACCTATAGATGAATTTGGAGAGTTAAGAGACTTAAATGAGCTAAAAGGAGCTTACTACAATACCAATATATATAAAGGAATATATAAATATAAAAAATATAAAATGAACTTATTAGAAGAGAATCCTTTCGGAGAAAATTCTATAAACACATTAAGAAGCGAGATGTTTTTAGAAGCAGAAGAGAATTTATTAAAAAACATAAATAAAAACATCTTTTATATGGAAGCTCCTACAGGTAGTGGTAAAACTAATACTTCTATAAATTTAGCTTTAAAATTAATTAATCAAAATAAAACTTTAAAAAAGATATTTTATATCTTTCCATTTAACACATTGATAGAACAAACAGAGAAAAGCATAAGAGAGATCTTCACTAAAAAGGATTTTAAAGATTTTATAAAAATAATTAATTCAATCACACCTATAATCGAAGAGAGTGAGTATAAAGGACAAGAGGTATATAGTTCTATTGATTATGATAAAAAATTATTAGATATACAAATGCTACATTATCCCTTAATCATGACAAGTCACGTAAATTTTTTTAGATATCTATTTAGTGGTTCTAGAGAAGCAAATTTAGCTTTATTACATCTTTCTAATAGTGTAGTAATAATTGATGAAATCCAAAGTTATAAAAACCAAATTTGGAAAGAAATAATTGAATGCTTTTCTAAAATATTTAAATTATTAAATATGAAAGTTATTATAATGTCCGCTACTCTACCAAGGCTAGATAAATTAGTAAGTGAAAGAGAAGATATATTCACAGAACTTATAATAGACAAAGAAAAATATTATAAGAGTCCATTTTTTAAAGATAGAGTTAAATTAGATTTTAGTCTACTCAAAAATTCTGAATTTAATGATCCAGAAAAAGGGAAAGAAGAGTTGATAAAAAAAATACAAGAAGTATGGAAAGAAAAGAAAAAAAGAATATTAATAGAATTTATAAAGAAAGAAGATGCTAGAACTTTTTATAACTTAGCTAAAAAAGAATTTCCAAATAAAAGAGTAGTAGAAATAACAGGAGATGACAATAGAATATATAGAAAAGAAATATTGGATGAGTTAAAGAGTAAAGATGATAATGAAGAATTTATATTGAAGGATATTCTGATAGTAGCAACCCAGGTAATTGAAGCAGGTGTAGATATAGATGTGGATATAGGATTTAAAGATATATCTACAATAGATTCCGAAGAACAGTTTTTAGGAAGAATTAATAGATCTTGTAAACGTGAGGGACTTGCCTTCTTCTTTAACTTAACAGAAGCTAATAAAATCTATAGAGGCGATTTAAGATTAAATAAAGATTTAAGATATGAAAGGTATCAAAAGATATTGATAGAAAAGGAATTCAGTGAATTTTATGAAGAATGCTTAAAAAATGTAGAGAATAAAAAAGAAGAATTAAATGAAAATAATATAAATAATTTTTATTCAAAAATGAAATATTTAGATTTTCAAGAGATAGATAAACATATGAGTTTAATTGAAGATAATAAATACCAAGTTTATCTTCCTTATACTATAAAATATATAGAAGAGAATGAGGAAAAGGAAATAGATGGAGAAAAAGTTTGGAGAGAATTTAAGGAACTTTTAGAAAACAAAAAACTAAAGTATGCAGAAAAAAGGATTAAATTATCTTCTGTACAAGCTAAAATGGATTATTTTATATTTAATTTAGGTGAAAAACCTCAGAAGTACGAAGAGAATATTGGAAATTTATTCTATATTCAAAACGAAGAAGATTATATAATAGATGGAAAATTTGATAGAAAAAAGTATCTAAATGAGAGTGAGGATATCTTTATATGA
- the cas4 gene encoding CRISPR-associated protein Cas4: protein MKITGTMINYYFHCKRQCWLFSNRINLEDNSEDVKIGKILHILKSEENKTTELSIENIKIDRLTDDYLVEIKKSDADINAVKWQVLLYLKTLKEKGIDKKGMIEIIEKKKQDKKIHYVELDDERLKELEEILENINILININSPPDPINEPKCKNCAYYEYCYI, encoded by the coding sequence ATGAAAATTACAGGAACTATGATAAATTATTATTTTCACTGTAAAAGACAATGTTGGCTATTTTCTAATCGTATAAATCTAGAGGATAATAGTGAAGATGTAAAGATAGGTAAAATACTTCATATTTTAAAAAGTGAAGAAAATAAAACTACAGAGCTTTCTATTGAAAATATAAAGATAGATAGATTAACTGATGATTATTTAGTTGAAATTAAAAAGTCAGATGCAGATATAAATGCTGTAAAATGGCAAGTTTTATTATATTTAAAAACACTTAAAGAAAAAGGCATAGATAAAAAAGGTATGATTGAAATTATTGAAAAGAAAAAGCAGGATAAAAAGATTCATTATGTAGAATTAGATGATGAAAGGTTAAAAGAATTAGAAGAAATTTTAGAAAATATAAATATTTTAATTAATATCAATAGCCCTCCAGATCCAATTAATGAACCAAAGTGTAAGAACTGTGCTTATTATGAATATTGCTATATATAA